GAGCATTTTGGTCAATAAAAATACGCGAGTGGTTGTGCAAGGGATCACGGGAAAGGAAGGTTCCTTCCACGCGACCCAATGCAAAGCGTATGGAACACGGGTAGTTGCCGGCGTGACGCCGGGCAAGGCTGGTCAAGAGGTCGAGGGGATTCCGGTCTTCAATACCGTGCGCGACGCCGTGAAAAAGACGGAATGTGACACCTCACTGATCTTTGTGCCGCCTCCGTTCTGTGCGGACGCAATTTTGGAAGCTGCCGATGCCGGTGTCAAGCTCGTCATCTGCATCACTGAAGGCATTCCCGTCAATGATATGGTCAAGGTAAAGCGGGCGTTGCGAGGACGGGATGTCAGGCTCGTTGGCCCCAACTGTCCCGGTGTCATTACGGTCGATGAAGCCAAGATTGGAATTATGCCAGGTTTCATCCACAAGAAGGGAGTCGTCGGTGTCGTGTCCCGCAGTGGCACCCTCACGTATGAAGCCGTGCATCAGCTGTCGACGCTCGGGCTTGGAGAGACTACGTGCGTTGGCATCGGCGGCGATCCGGTCAATGGTACCGGTTTTGTGGATGTGTTGCCGCTGTTTGAGAAGGATCCTGAGACGCAAGCTATCGTCATGATCGGCGAGATTGGCGGCGATGCGGAAGAAAAGGCAGCCGAGTTCATCAAGAAGCAAGTGAAGAAACCCGTGGTCAGCTTCATTGCGGGAATCACGGCACCTCCCGGTCGTCGGATGGGCCATGCAGGGGCCATCATCTCGGGTGGAAAGGGAACTGCCTCTGAGAAGATGAAGGCGCTTGAAGCTGCTGGCGTTCGCGTTGTGAAGAATCCTGCAGAAATCGGTCATGCCGTGAAGACGGCTTTGGGACGATAGAGCTCTTGTAGGACAACATCTGGACGGGGGCGTCGGGAGTTCCGGCGTCCCCGTTCTATTTTTGTGGTTGAGTTTCCCATATTGCTTCGGCATGCTGCTGACGCTGATTGTGAACACGTACCATCGTGGAGGAAACTATGAAGATGCGGGTTGGAGGCATGCTGCTGGCGATAGCATTCTGGATTTGCGAGGCCGTAGCTGCCGATCGCGGCACGACCCTGACGTGGCACGGACATGCCGCGTTTGAGGTGACCACGCCCAAGGGGGCGATCATTCTGATCGATCCTTGGCTGCAGAACCCGGTCAATCCACTGGTGAAGGACAAACAGAATCCGATCGAGCACATTGAGAAGGCCGATTACATTCTGATCACCCACGGGCATTTCGACCATGTCGGCGATGCCGTGGCAATTGCGAAGAAAACTGGGGCAAAACTCGTGGCCAATTTCGAGTTGGCCTCGACTCTGGCCAAGCTGCACGGATACCCTAAGGAGCAGATCGGATTCCCCACCTTCATGAATCCGGGTGGAGAGATCCGCATCGCTGCTGGAGAAGTTCTTGTTGCGATGACGCCGGCCTTCCACTCCAGTGGGCTAGGCAATCCCTTCGCCAAGGAGCAAGAGTCGGATTTTGTATACGGCGGCAATCCTGCGGGATTTGTGTTGAAGATCCAGCATGGCCCGACCCTCTACCATTCCGGGGATACAGCCTATTTCAAAGACATGGAAGTGATCGGCGAGCAGTATGGGCCCGACATTGCTCTGCTGAATATCGGGGGGCACTTTGGCATGGAAGCGAATATGGCAGCTAAGGCGGCGGCCAGCGTCAAAGCCAAGTATGCGATTCCGCACCATTTCGGCACCTTTCCGGTGCTCACACAGGATGCCGACGGCTTCGGCGATGCAGTGAGGAGTCTGGGGATTGGATTCTTACCGATGCAGCCTGGTGACACTTTGGTGTTCGATGGGGAACAGCCTCGTGTGCCGCAATGATAGTTAGCCGCGATTCTTTCCTTTCCCCTTCCGTATGAATCGTGATAGTCTGCAACACTGCGGGCTGCGTAGCGTCCCGTAAGGCTTGAGGTTTCACTCCGGTCAACCACTTTCCCGGGATAGGGACGCTGACATGCTAGTGTTTCTCATACACGTTCGCGATCCCCAGTTTTACGCCTTGCCTGCCAAGACTCGGGCCAAGAACGGCCGTATTCGAGTCATGGGATTTCCGCCGATCGGCATCATGTCACTGTCCGCCGTGCTCAAGCAGGCGGGCCATGAGTGTGTGATGTTCGATCAAGCCAACCCGGAAACTCCCAACGACTTCATCATCGAACAGATCAAAAAGCGGAAGCCGGCCCTTGTCGGCCTGAGTTTCCTAAGTACGACGAGCTATCCCTACGCCAAGATCTTAGCCAGGCAGATTCGAGCCGCGGATGCGCAGGTCAAGTTGGCATTTGGGGGCGTGTTTGCCAGCCTGAATGCGGGTTTGGTCAAGCTGCAGTGTCCTGAAGTAGATTTCGTTTGTCGTGGCGATGGCGAGCAGCTTCTGTTGGACCTGCTCAAGAACATGGACGATCCCAGTGGTGTCGGAGGGGTGACTTGGGCACAGGATGGCCGAGTGGTGAACAATCCCAATCGTCCTGTGGAGCGCCACCTCGATCAGTGGGCATTTCCCGATCGGGAAAGTCTCGAATTGGATTTCGTGGAATCGATGCCGCTGGATGTGCCGGCGGTTCTTTCCATGGAACGGTTCACCACCATGCAGACTTCAAGGGGTTGTCCCTGGCCCTGTGTGTTCTGTGATATCCCGATTTTTAATGAAGGGAAGTGGCGAGCCAGAAGTGCCGATCACGTGGTGGCGGAGCTCAAGCATCTTGAGGCCAACGGCTACGGGTCGGTCTATTTCGTCGACGACCATTTCCTGCTTCAACCGAAGCGCATCGAAGCGATCTGCAAAGGCATCATTGAGGCAAAGCTCTCGATTCAGTGGGGAATCGAAGGACGGGTGGACTCGGTCGCGCAACACTTGTTCCCCATTATGGCGCAGGCGCACTGTCGGACGGTGATGTTTGGAATCGAAAGCGGGAGTCAGAAGATTCTGGACCGACTGCAAAAAGAGCAAACGCTGGAGGAAGTCGAGACCGCCGCCAAAAATGCGAAGAAGGCGGGGATCGAAATCGTCCACGGTTTCTTCACGGTTGGAAATCCTGATGAAACCGTCGAGGATATGGAGAAGACGTTCGATTTTGCCTCACGACTACCGTTGGATACGTTCGGCTTCAATCGGCTCTGTGTCTACCGGGGCACGCCTTTGTGGCAGGAATATGTCAAGCGTGGCTTGGTGAGTGACGCCAAGGATTGGTACAAGTACTTCAAATGTTCCGAGATCGATCCTACGTGCCTTCCTGGAGAAGTGATCAATCGAGTCCGCCAGGAAGGGTTGAAGAAGCTGTTTCTCTACAAGTTGACCCGGTATCCCATTCAAACCTTCAAATTGCTCCGCCGGTTCCTCCGTTACATGCCGTTCCGGGATGTCGCCTATCTCATTATGAAGCCCTTTCTCGGACAAAAGAAGGGTGCGACCAAAGCAGAGGTCCTCTCTCGTGCGGTTGAGCACGCGGAAATGAAAGATGCTGCAGCTCAGCTCACCCAATTGAGCGACGAACTGCTGCATAATGTGATGGAAGAGTCGAGAGCGGAGCGGCTGCGCATTCAAAAAGAAGCTGAGACTACCCGCGAGTTGCCCGTGCTGCCCTCCCGTTAAGCTCTGGTCACTCAGAGCGAATCATGCACTGACTTGCCTGCGAAGCCGATATCCTGTCTGACACTCACCTCAGTCCAGCGTAGGTAGCCTGCGGTGGGGTGCTCCTGGACTATGCTGAATGGTCTATTCGACCGCGGCGTGCAATGGTTCCACAACGCTGGGAAACCAAAGGATGGGCGGGATGGATCAGGGATGATGCCGGACCGAAGGGTGAGAAGCTTGAGGGGAAAACCGAGGAGCCTGCTTGCGCAGGCTCCTCCTGATGCGGCTAGGTTCCCATTTCCCAAGACGCCAGGTACTTCACCTGTTCTTTGGTCAGCTTATCGATCGACATCCCCATGCCCGCCAGTTTGAGACGGGCGATTTCCTTGTCGATGTCGGCAGGGACAGGGTACACTTTCTTCTCGAGTTTTTTGTAATTCTTGACGATAAATTCCGCTCCCAGTGCCTGATTCGCAAAACTCATGTCCATGACGCTGGAAGGATGGCCCTCAGCGGTGGCTAGGTTCACCAACCGTCCTTCCCCGAGCAGGCTCACTCGGCGTCCGTTCTTCAGGGTGTACTGGTCCACACCGGTCCGCACCGCGAGCTTTTTCTTGCTGAGCTTTTCCAGTGCCGGGATGTCCAACTCCACGTTGAAATGGCCGCTATTGCAGACGATGGCGCCGTCTTTCATCGCCGCAAAGTGCTCGCCGCGGATCACGTGAATGTTCCCGGTGACGGTGACGAAGAAGTCGCCGATCGCGGCAGCCTGCTCCATAGGCATGACGCGATATCCGTCCATAACCGCTTCCAAGCCCTTCATGGGGTCCACTTCTGTAACCACGACGTCAGCTCCCATCCCCTTCGCACGCATCGCGATTCCGCGACCGCACCAGCCATAGCCGACTACCACGACTGTGGAGCCACAGACCAGGCGATTCGTAGCGCGTACGATACCGTCTAAGGTGCTCTGACCAGTCCCATAGCGATTGTCGAACATGTGTTTGGTATCGGCATCATTGACGGAGATGACGGGGAACTTGAGGACTTTCTTCTCGGCCATGCTGCGGAGCCGGATCACGCCGGTGGTGGTTTCCTCCGTGCCGCCGATCACGTTCTTGAGGAGGTCCTTGCGCTTGGAGTGGAGGTGTGAGACGACGTCGGCACCGTCATCCATCGACAGATGCGGCTTGTGGCCGATTGCGGATTCGATATGACGATAGTAAGTCTTGTTGTCTTCACCCTTGATGGCAAACGTCGGAATGCCGTTGTGGCGGACAAGTGCCGCGGCGACGTCATCCTGGGTACTCAGTGGGTTCGAAGCGCAGAGGCGCACGTCAGCGCCGCCGGCCTTGAGCGTCTTCATGAGGTTGGCGGTTTCTGTCGTCACGTGGAGGCAGGCGGTGACGCGTATGCCTTTGAGCGGTTGCTCACGCTCGAAGCGCTTACGGATAAGCCGAAGTACTGGCATCGTGGCTTCTGCCCACTCGATCTTCAGCTTCCCCTGATCCGCTAACTCGATATCCTTCACATCGTAATCCACTGGCTCCTCCTCTTGTGTCGTAGTCAATGCCGTGTCGATTGCTCGTGATCTCAGAAAAAAGGGGGCGGGCATGGGGCCCGCCCCCTGAACTGTTCCGCACGTGACAGGATCAGATGCCCGCGTCTTTGCGCAAGACCTTGGCCTTGTCCGTCTTCTCCCACGTGAATTCTGCCTCATTGCGGCCGAAATGACCGTACGCGGCGGTCTTTCGGAAAATCGGCCGGCGCAACTTGAGGTGGTCGATAATTCCTCGCGGGGTCATCGGGAAGTGCTTTCGGACCAATTTGTCTAAGCTTTCCGGGGCGACTTTCTCGGTGCCTTTCGTATCGACTAAGACGGAGACGGGATCCGCTACGCCGATGGCATAGGCCAACTGAACCTCACACTTGTCCGCAAGCCCTGCGGCGACGATGTTCTTGGCAATATATCGGGCCATGTAGGATGCCGAGCGGTCGACCTTTGTTGGATCCTTTCCGGAAAATGCGCCACCCCCGTGGCTGCCATGACCGCCGTAGGTGTCCACGATAATCTTTCTTCCCGTCAGACCCGTATCGCCCATCGGCCCTCCGACTACGAACCGGCCGGTCGGGTTGATGTGGTGCTTTACACTGGCGGGATCGTAGAGTCCCTTCGGCATGGATGGCCGAATCACCTGTTCCATGATGCCCCGCTCAATCTGCTTATTGGTAACCTCAGGGCTGTGCTGTGTCGAAACAACGATCGTGTCTACGCGGAATGGCTTCCCATCCTTGTACTCGATGGTGACTTGCGACTTTCCGTCCGGACGGACCCAGGGGAGGATCTTCTTCTTGCGGACCTCTGCCAGGCGTTTGGTCAGCCGGTGAGCCAGCACGATCGGCATGGGCATCAGTTCGCTGGTTTCATTTGTGGCGTAGCCGAACATCAAGCCCTGGTCTCCGGCTCCGCCCGAGTCCACGCCCATGGCAATATCGCCGGACTGTTGGTGGATCGAGGTCAGGACCGAGCAGGTGTTACAATCAAATCCCCATGATGCATCGGTGTATCCGACATCACGGATCACATCGCGAATGATATCAGGGATTTCAACGTAGGCTTTTGTGGAGATTTCTCCGGCGACGAAGGCGATGCCGGTTGTCAGTATGGTTTCACAGGCGACGCGGGAGAACTTGTCCTTGGCAAGAATGGCGTCGAGGATTCCGTCTGAAATCTGGTCAGCGATTTTATCGGGATGCCCTTCGGTGACAGATTCAGACGTAAACAGGTAGTTGTGTCTCATTGTGCCCCCTGGAAAGTGTGGTGATCTGCGATCTGCGGCGCGGTGAGGAGCCCGAATTGCACGGGATGTTGAGCTAGGCTAGCCTCGGCTATTGCTCGATTGCCGCGAAAACTATTGCGATATTAGCGGACCTGCCCTTATTTGTCCACCTATTCAAAGGTAGGAAAACCAGTGTCGCGAGGGCCTATGCGTTGCTTGACAGCCGTTTGATTCGACTTGTAGGATATCTTACATTTCGCGTATTTGGAGCACTTTTCGACAAACACTCTGCCTTGGCCTCTCCATCCTGATGAATCCGGCCCCCAGTCGGCGCAGGATCCTACGTGCGACTCCATACTATTCGTGGATGGAGGTTGTGCTATGGCCAGTTGCAGGAGATAGGCGCACGTTTCATGAGCAGTAAATCGGACGCTGTGACCGGGCCAGAATCCTCCCGTCCCTCCACCTCGGGTTTGGGGTGGGACGAGTTTTCCCGTGAGATTGTGGATTTTTTCGCCTCAATCAAGCTGGCGATGTTCCTTTTTATCGTCTTGGCCATGACCGCGACGATCGGGACCGTCATTCAGCAAGGTGAGCGGGCGGAAACGTATGTTCAAGAGTATGGGGAGGATGCATATCGCTGGTTTCTTCGATTGGGATTGACGGATGTCTACCATACGTGGTGGTTTACGGGCCTGCTCGGGCTCCTGTGCGTCAATTCCCTGACCTGCTTTTATAAGCGATTCCCTTCCGTCTGGCGGTCAATGCGCCACGACAAAGTGAGTGTTTCTCTCCCCTTCATCCAAGGACTCAAGCACCAGTCGTCGATTCCCGTCGCCCAATCGAAGGAGTCGGCCGCTGAATTGCTGATCAAGCTGTTTGCCGAGAAAGGATACCGGGTCTTGGCCAAAAGCGATCCCGGCGAGATCACGGTATATGCCACCAAGGGCATCATGGGGCGAGTGGGGGCACACGTCGCCCACCTGAGTGCGACTGTGATTGTATTGGGTGGATTGATTGGGAGCTACTATGGCTTTCAGGAATTTGGTGTCTGTCTGGAAGGCCAGACCTACCATATTCCCAGGGGAAATTTTGACCTGAAGATCGACAAATTCTGGATCGACTACCATGAAAACGGCTCGGTGAAATCCTACAATAGTACCCTCACTGTCGTGGATCAGGGCGTTCCCACGGTCACCAAGACAATTACCGTGAATGATCCGCTGGTGTACAAGGGGATTTGGTTCTATCAGTCCAGCTATGGGGATGCGTGGGATCAGATCGAGGTCGCTCGCGTGAATATCAAGGACAAGGCGACCGACAAGATTCTCAAGACCGTAGACCTTGAGTGGAACAAGGAAAAGGCTATTGACGGGCTGCCACTGAAGATGAAAATGACGGACTTCGTGGCAGATTTTGCCTTTAACTCAACGGAAAAGAAGGTGTATTCCAAAACGGCCGAGCATACTAACCCGGCCATTCGCTTAACCGTGGATGAGCGAAGTTCTGTTCAATCTACTCCGTGGGTGTTTTACCACTACCCCGACCTTTTCGAGATTAAGGACTCAAACTATCAATTTGAATTCATCGGCTATCAGCCGAAGAAGTTCACCGGTCTTCAAATCGCCAGGAATCCCGGTGTCAACATTGTCTGGATCGGGTGTACGATGTTGGTGGTCGGCATGACGCTGTCCTCGATCATTTACCACCGTCGTCTGTGGGCGAAGGTCGTCCCTGGTGAGACTGGTGTGACGATCCATGTCGGTGGGACGACCCACAAAAGCCAGATCGATTTTCAGAAGGAATTTAGAAAGCTTACCGAAAAGATTGGGGGAGTCCCCGTAGCCTCAAGAACCACGGCGCCTGGCGGCCGCTAAGCAAGCCCTCAGCCAGGCATCGGTTAACGATAGACGGAGGTCCGTTATGATGCGCTCGCTGTTTTTGTTCGACATGACCTTCTGGCTCTACCTGGCCGCGCTCGGCCTCTATATCGCCTACTTGTTCGCTCGGCGTCCGACGATGGAGTTGGCTCCTGCTGGGCTTCCGATCGACAGCCCGGAGGAGCGGGACGGTGCCTGGGCCACCCAGCTCGGGCAGGTGGCGACGCTGGTCACAGTGTTCGGTTGGATGCTGAATACCATGGCATTGACGACCCGTGCATTCGAGCGAATGCAGCATTCTGGAACTTTTGCACCGTGGTCGAATCAATTCGAAGCGATGGCCTACGTTTCCTGGGCCATCATCCTCGGGTATGTCCTGTTGGAGTTTCGTTATAAGATCAAGGCCATCGGCGCGTTCGTCGTGGGGATTGGCTTTATCGCAATGGGGGCAGCCTCATTGCTACCATACCGGTATCAGACGGCCGAACCGCTGGTTCCGGCGCTGAACAGCTACTGGATCTATATCCACGTGTCTGTGACGCTCACGAGCTATGCGGCCTTTGCCATGGCAGGGGGGTTGGGTGTGATGTATCTCTTCAAAGAGCGTGCGATCACCCGAGACAGCAAGTCCCGCGTGTATGAAGCCTTCCCGGACCTCGAAACGATCGATGAACTTGGGTATAAGGCCATCATGATCGGGTTTCCCTTGCTCGCGTTTGGAATCATCCTCGGAGCCATGTGGGCCAACTATGCATGGGGTGGGTACTGGAGTTGGGATCCGAAAGAAACCTGGTCGCTCATCGTCTGGTTGATTTACGGCGCCTATATTCATGCTCGGATGACGCGGGGATGGGAAGGGCATCGGGCTGCTATTTATGCGATCTTCGGCTTCCTGATGGTGATCTTTTGCTTCTGGGGAGTGAATTTTCTGCTATCAGGGCTCCACGCCTACGCCTAAAAGCGAGGCGCGCTTCAGTCCTGCACGCGGCGGACGGCGCGGAGGACTGTGCCGATCGAGGAATGGAGATTCAATAGGCGTATGACGGAGCAGACTTCGAACGCGACAACGGCCGGCCACGGGCCAAGCGGCTCGTCCAAAGTCGTGGTTCTTCTGATAGCGGTGGTAATTTTGGCCACGATGTTTTTGGTCGTCTGGTTCCAAAGTTCGAAATACGAACCATTGGTCGTAGGGAAGGAAGCGCCGGATTTTCTTCTGACGGATCTCAATGACAAGCCCTATCGGCTCAGCGATTTCCGCGGTAAGGTAGTCTTCCTCAATTTTTGGGCGACTTGGTGCAAGCCCTGCAAAGAGGAGATGCCGTCGATGGAAATTCTCTACAAGAATTTCGAGAAGGACGGGCTGGTCATTCTGGCGGTGAGCATCGATCGGGTGACGACCACCAAAGACATTTCCCCTTTTGTGAAGGCGCTCAACCTTTCGTTCCCGGTCCTGGTAGATTCCTGGGGTAAGACGGACAAGCCTTACAAGCGAATGGGAGTTCCTGAAACCTTCCTGGTGGACCAACAGGGGATTGTCAGGGAGATCATCATCGGTCCGCGGGATTGGACGCGACTCGACAGTCTGAAGGTCCTGACCCAATTGCTCAAGCCAGGAGAAAAGGCCGCAGGGCTCACGCCTCCCTCCGTTCAACCAGGCTCGTAGGCAATGTCCATGACACGCATGGTCTTGTTTTGTTCGCTATGTCTGATCGCTCTCCTCGCCGGTGTATGGCGCGAGGCTGTGATCGCCGGACCGGTCATGGGATCGGGAGCCCTGCCGGTAGCGGAGTCCGTTCCACAGATCGACGAAGAGGCGCCGAATTTCTTGTTGAAGGATTCGGAAGGCTTTAACGTGACCCTGGATCAGTTCCGGGGAAAAGTCGTTCTGTTGAATTTTTGGGCGACCTGGTGCGGGCCCTGCAAAATCGAGATGCCGGCCATGGAACGCCTATATCGTTCCTTCAGCCGAAAAGAGTTTGAGATTCTTGCGGTGTCAACCGATGCGCAAGGCGCAGCCGTCACGCGACCGTTTCAACAGGAAGTCGGCTTCACGTTTCCGATCCTGCATGATTCCGACTTTCGCATCGGTCTTCGCTACGGGGCCCGCCAACTCCCCATGACGTTCCTCATCGACAAGAAGGGGATCATCCGCAAACGCATTCCCGGTGCCCGTGACTGGAGTGCCCCCGAGGGGCGTCGGCTTGTCGAGTCGTTACTGCGAGAGACCGCGTCATGACCGATGCCATGCCTTCGATATCATTGGTCGCCGCCTTCTCGGCCGGACTGCTTTCGTTTGTGTCTCCCTGCGTACTGCCGCTGGTGCCCTCCTATATTTCCTACATTACGGGTTTGTCGGTCGAACAGTTGACCGATGTCTCCGAACGCAGTCGGTTCCGGAAGGCCATCATCCTAAACTCGTTGTTATTCATTGCCGGGTTCTCCACCGTGTTCGTGGCATTCGGCGCGTCGGCGAGCTTGCTGGGACAAGCACTGATTACGTACCAGGATCACCTCCGTCGAATTGGCGGCATAGTCGTTGTAGTCTTCGGCCTCTATCTGCTCGGGATCCTGAACCTGAATTTTCTCAAGATGGAACATCGGTATCAGTTCAGGAATCGACCAGCCGGGTTCTTGGGGTCTTTCTTGATCGGGATCGCGTTCGCTGCAGGGTGGACGCCTTGTGTGGGGCCGGTGTTGGGCACCATTCTTCTCTATGCCAGCACGACAGAGTCTCTCCTGAGCGGAGTGGTGTTGTTGACGGCGTATTCGCTTGGATTGGCGCTGCCATTGTTTCTCACAGCGCTCGGTGTGGACCGATTCCTCAGCTACTTCAAGGAAGTGAGGGCCTATTTGTGGGGGGTTTCGACGGTGAGCGGCGTGTTGTTGATCGTGGTGGGTGTCATGATCTACGCCAACTCCCTGACAACCATCACCAGTTTCCTCGAACGGTACGGCATCGGATGGTACCTGGGGCAATAAAGAGCCCATTCATGTATTGAGAAGAATGGAATTGCGACTCGCCCTTTGACCAGTCTGGCTCCTCGAGGCTTCATTCGAACCAACCGGTCTTCTCGGTTCTGCGGTTTCCTCATCGCGGACATTCATATCAACATGCAGACAAGACCCATCCCCAGTTATGACGCGGCAATTATCGGAATGGGGCCGGGCGGCGCTGTGGCTGCGGCCGAACTTAGCCAAGCCGGCCTTAGGGTCATCGCCTTCGACAAGGAAGTCCATCCGCGTTACAAGGTATGCGGCGGTGGACTATCCGCTCGTATTACGCAGGTGCTGCATCTCGAGTTAGATTCGCTCGTCGAACGCAGCATTTATGGGGTGCGGTTTACCTACAAGGGCCAGCGCTCTCATTTGATCGAATCATCATCCCCGATCGCCTACATGGTCATGCGGGATCGGCTCGATCACCATCTTGGCGAGAGGGCGCGGCAGAGCGGCACGGACA
This region of Nitrospiraceae bacterium genomic DNA includes:
- the sucD gene encoding succinate--CoA ligase subunit alpha, with the protein product MSILVNKNTRVVVQGITGKEGSFHATQCKAYGTRVVAGVTPGKAGQEVEGIPVFNTVRDAVKKTECDTSLIFVPPPFCADAILEAADAGVKLVICITEGIPVNDMVKVKRALRGRDVRLVGPNCPGVITVDEAKIGIMPGFIHKKGVVGVVSRSGTLTYEAVHQLSTLGLGETTCVGIGGDPVNGTGFVDVLPLFEKDPETQAIVMIGEIGGDAEEKAAEFIKKQVKKPVVSFIAGITAPPGRRMGHAGAIISGGKGTASEKMKALEAAGVRVVKNPAEIGHAVKTALGR
- a CDS encoding metal-dependent hydrolase gives rise to the protein MKMRVGGMLLAIAFWICEAVAADRGTTLTWHGHAAFEVTTPKGAIILIDPWLQNPVNPLVKDKQNPIEHIEKADYILITHGHFDHVGDAVAIAKKTGAKLVANFELASTLAKLHGYPKEQIGFPTFMNPGGEIRIAAGEVLVAMTPAFHSSGLGNPFAKEQESDFVYGGNPAGFVLKIQHGPTLYHSGDTAYFKDMEVIGEQYGPDIALLNIGGHFGMEANMAAKAAASVKAKYAIPHHFGTFPVLTQDADGFGDAVRSLGIGFLPMQPGDTLVFDGEQPRVPQ
- a CDS encoding B12-binding domain-containing radical SAM protein; protein product: MLVFLIHVRDPQFYALPAKTRAKNGRIRVMGFPPIGIMSLSAVLKQAGHECVMFDQANPETPNDFIIEQIKKRKPALVGLSFLSTTSYPYAKILARQIRAADAQVKLAFGGVFASLNAGLVKLQCPEVDFVCRGDGEQLLLDLLKNMDDPSGVGGVTWAQDGRVVNNPNRPVERHLDQWAFPDRESLELDFVESMPLDVPAVLSMERFTTMQTSRGCPWPCVFCDIPIFNEGKWRARSADHVVAELKHLEANGYGSVYFVDDHFLLQPKRIEAICKGIIEAKLSIQWGIEGRVDSVAQHLFPIMAQAHCRTVMFGIESGSQKILDRLQKEQTLEEVETAAKNAKKAGIEIVHGFFTVGNPDETVEDMEKTFDFASRLPLDTFGFNRLCVYRGTPLWQEYVKRGLVSDAKDWYKYFKCSEIDPTCLPGEVINRVRQEGLKKLFLYKLTRYPIQTFKLLRRFLRYMPFRDVAYLIMKPFLGQKKGATKAEVLSRAVEHAEMKDAAAQLTQLSDELLHNVMEESRAERLRIQKEAETTRELPVLPSR
- the ahcY gene encoding adenosylhomocysteinase, which codes for MDYDVKDIELADQGKLKIEWAEATMPVLRLIRKRFEREQPLKGIRVTACLHVTTETANLMKTLKAGGADVRLCASNPLSTQDDVAAALVRHNGIPTFAIKGEDNKTYYRHIESAIGHKPHLSMDDGADVVSHLHSKRKDLLKNVIGGTEETTTGVIRLRSMAEKKVLKFPVISVNDADTKHMFDNRYGTGQSTLDGIVRATNRLVCGSTVVVVGYGWCGRGIAMRAKGMGADVVVTEVDPMKGLEAVMDGYRVMPMEQAAAIGDFFVTVTGNIHVIRGEHFAAMKDGAIVCNSGHFNVELDIPALEKLSKKKLAVRTGVDQYTLKNGRRVSLLGEGRLVNLATAEGHPSSVMDMSFANQALGAEFIVKNYKKLEKKVYPVPADIDKEIARLKLAGMGMSIDKLTKEQVKYLASWEMGT
- the metK gene encoding methionine adenosyltransferase — encoded protein: MRHNYLFTSESVTEGHPDKIADQISDGILDAILAKDKFSRVACETILTTGIAFVAGEISTKAYVEIPDIIRDVIRDVGYTDASWGFDCNTCSVLTSIHQQSGDIAMGVDSGGAGDQGLMFGYATNETSELMPMPIVLAHRLTKRLAEVRKKKILPWVRPDGKSQVTIEYKDGKPFRVDTIVVSTQHSPEVTNKQIERGIMEQVIRPSMPKGLYDPASVKHHINPTGRFVVGGPMGDTGLTGRKIIVDTYGGHGSHGGGAFSGKDPTKVDRSASYMARYIAKNIVAAGLADKCEVQLAYAIGVADPVSVLVDTKGTEKVAPESLDKLVRKHFPMTPRGIIDHLKLRRPIFRKTAAYGHFGRNEAEFTWEKTDKAKVLRKDAGI
- a CDS encoding cytochrome c biogenesis protein ResB, with translation MSSKSDAVTGPESSRPSTSGLGWDEFSREIVDFFASIKLAMFLFIVLAMTATIGTVIQQGERAETYVQEYGEDAYRWFLRLGLTDVYHTWWFTGLLGLLCVNSLTCFYKRFPSVWRSMRHDKVSVSLPFIQGLKHQSSIPVAQSKESAAELLIKLFAEKGYRVLAKSDPGEITVYATKGIMGRVGAHVAHLSATVIVLGGLIGSYYGFQEFGVCLEGQTYHIPRGNFDLKIDKFWIDYHENGSVKSYNSTLTVVDQGVPTVTKTITVNDPLVYKGIWFYQSSYGDAWDQIEVARVNIKDKATDKILKTVDLEWNKEKAIDGLPLKMKMTDFVADFAFNSTEKKVYSKTAEHTNPAIRLTVDERSSVQSTPWVFYHYPDLFEIKDSNYQFEFIGYQPKKFTGLQIARNPGVNIVWIGCTMLVVGMTLSSIIYHRRLWAKVVPGETGVTIHVGGTTHKSQIDFQKEFRKLTEKIGGVPVASRTTAPGGR
- the ccsB gene encoding c-type cytochrome biogenesis protein CcsB, which codes for MMRSLFLFDMTFWLYLAALGLYIAYLFARRPTMELAPAGLPIDSPEERDGAWATQLGQVATLVTVFGWMLNTMALTTRAFERMQHSGTFAPWSNQFEAMAYVSWAIILGYVLLEFRYKIKAIGAFVVGIGFIAMGAASLLPYRYQTAEPLVPALNSYWIYIHVSVTLTSYAAFAMAGGLGVMYLFKERAITRDSKSRVYEAFPDLETIDELGYKAIMIGFPLLAFGIILGAMWANYAWGGYWSWDPKETWSLIVWLIYGAYIHARMTRGWEGHRAAIYAIFGFLMVIFCFWGVNFLLSGLHAYA
- a CDS encoding TlpA family protein disulfide reductase; this encodes MTEQTSNATTAGHGPSGSSKVVVLLIAVVILATMFLVVWFQSSKYEPLVVGKEAPDFLLTDLNDKPYRLSDFRGKVVFLNFWATWCKPCKEEMPSMEILYKNFEKDGLVILAVSIDRVTTTKDISPFVKALNLSFPVLVDSWGKTDKPYKRMGVPETFLVDQQGIVREIIIGPRDWTRLDSLKVLTQLLKPGEKAAGLTPPSVQPGS
- a CDS encoding TlpA family protein disulfide reductase codes for the protein MGSGALPVAESVPQIDEEAPNFLLKDSEGFNVTLDQFRGKVVLLNFWATWCGPCKIEMPAMERLYRSFSRKEFEILAVSTDAQGAAVTRPFQQEVGFTFPILHDSDFRIGLRYGARQLPMTFLIDKKGIIRKRIPGARDWSAPEGRRLVESLLRETAS
- a CDS encoding sulfite exporter TauE/SafE family protein, producing the protein MTDAMPSISLVAAFSAGLLSFVSPCVLPLVPSYISYITGLSVEQLTDVSERSRFRKAIILNSLLFIAGFSTVFVAFGASASLLGQALITYQDHLRRIGGIVVVVFGLYLLGILNLNFLKMEHRYQFRNRPAGFLGSFLIGIAFAAGWTPCVGPVLGTILLYASTTESLLSGVVLLTAYSLGLALPLFLTALGVDRFLSYFKEVRAYLWGVSTVSGVLLIVVGVMIYANSLTTITSFLERYGIGWYLGQ